One segment of Paenibacillus sp. FSL R7-0337 DNA contains the following:
- a CDS encoding ABC transporter permease: MYNSLIGALEMGLLYAFMALGVYITFRILDFPDLTVDGSFTTGGAIAAVMISSGYSPLLATLCALLGGMAAGMCTGLLHTKGKINGLLSGILMMIALYSINLRILVKPNVSVMGEDTLFSSINPLLVMPFIVVLVKILMDLFLRTDLGLALRATGDNSRMIRSFGVNTDTTTIMGISLSNGLVALSGALIAQYSSFADASMGIGMIVIGLASVIIGEALFGAKNVFRATLAVLLGSIVYRIVVALALRVSWLKASDLKLITAIIVIIALVFPSVQRYVKQKSTARRRTAELAELAQRSKQRGGAANVEA, encoded by the coding sequence ATGTATAATTCATTAATCGGGGCTCTGGAAATGGGCCTGCTCTACGCATTCATGGCACTTGGGGTGTATATTACCTTCCGTATTCTGGATTTTCCCGATCTGACGGTGGATGGAAGCTTTACAACCGGCGGCGCGATTGCTGCAGTGATGATCAGTAGCGGTTACTCTCCATTACTGGCGACTCTGTGTGCACTGCTCGGCGGAATGGCGGCAGGAATGTGTACCGGTCTGCTCCATACCAAAGGTAAAATCAACGGCCTGTTATCAGGGATTCTGATGATGATAGCCCTGTATTCGATCAATCTGCGGATTCTGGTGAAGCCGAATGTCTCCGTGATGGGGGAGGATACGTTATTCAGCTCCATTAATCCTCTGCTGGTTATGCCTTTTATCGTCGTGCTGGTCAAAATCCTGATGGATCTGTTCTTGCGCACTGATCTGGGGCTGGCCCTGCGGGCCACCGGCGATAACTCGCGGATGATCCGCAGCTTCGGAGTGAACACTGATACAACAACCATTATGGGAATCAGCCTGTCGAACGGGCTGGTGGCGCTCTCGGGCGCATTGATCGCCCAGTATTCTTCCTTCGCCGATGCTTCAATGGGGATAGGGATGATTGTCATCGGGCTTGCATCGGTGATTATCGGGGAAGCGCTCTTCGGTGCGAAGAACGTCTTCCGGGCGACACTGGCTGTATTGCTTGGCTCAATCGTGTACCGGATCGTCGTCGCTCTGGCACTCCGGGTATCTTGGCTTAAGGCTTCCGACCTCAAGCTGATCACCGCAATTATCGTTATTATTGCGCTCGTCTTCCCGTCGGTTCAGCGGTATGTGAAGCAGAAGAGCACGGCCCGCAGACGGACCGCAGAGCTTGCTGAGCTGGCTCAGCGCAGTAAGCAGAGAGGAGGGGCCGCTAATGTTGAAGCTTGA
- a CDS encoding ABC transporter ATP-binding protein, whose amino-acid sequence MLKLDNVCKLFNPGSPDEKVALLGIDLELNAGDFVTIIGSNGAGKSTLMNIISGVMKPDLGEARIEGSSISHLAEYQRARWIGRVFQDPMAGTAPHMTIEENLAMAYKRGKPRGLSLGVNAQRRTLFREQLSRLGIGLEDRLRAKVGLLSGGERQALSLLMATFTQPQILLLDEHTAALDPSRAELITTLTETIVREMKLTTLMVTHNMDQAIRLGNRLIMMDKGSIILDFDETRKKDLTVERLLGEFEAISGHKLADDRMMLG is encoded by the coding sequence ATGTTGAAGCTTGATAATGTATGTAAGCTGTTCAACCCCGGCTCACCGGATGAGAAGGTCGCGCTGCTGGGAATTGATCTTGAACTGAACGCCGGGGATTTCGTAACGATTATCGGCAGTAACGGTGCCGGCAAATCTACGCTGATGAATATTATCTCAGGCGTGATGAAGCCCGATCTGGGGGAAGCGCGTATTGAGGGCAGCTCGATCAGCCATCTGGCGGAATACCAGCGCGCACGCTGGATCGGCCGGGTCTTCCAGGACCCGATGGCCGGGACTGCTCCGCATATGACGATTGAGGAGAACCTGGCTATGGCCTACAAGCGGGGCAAGCCCCGCGGGCTGTCCTTGGGTGTCAACGCGCAGAGACGTACGCTGTTCCGCGAACAGCTCAGCCGCCTGGGCATCGGCCTCGAGGACCGGCTCCGGGCCAAGGTGGGGCTGCTCTCGGGAGGCGAGCGTCAGGCGCTGAGCCTGCTGATGGCAACCTTCACCCAGCCGCAGATTCTGCTGCTGGATGAGCATACAGCCGCGCTTGACCCATCGCGCGCGGAGCTAATCACCACCCTTACGGAAACCATTGTCCGTGAGATGAAGCTGACTACGCTGATGGTTACCCATAACATGGATCAGGCGATCCGGCTGGGCAACCGGCTTATCATGATGGATAAAGGGTCGATCATCCTCGATTTCGATGAGACACGCAAGAAGGATCTGACGGTAGAGCGTCTGCTTGGCGAATTCGAAGCGATCAGCGGCCATAAGCTGGCTGACGACCGGATGATGCTGGGCTGA
- a CDS encoding NlpC/P60 family protein, giving the protein MPIINLRTSKMLLSSAILVTAITGTTACSYTSKDSTPKVNSLTPTGTFAGSYYEKNSFTDKEGKYWIPLKPAVASIGFRMKDDTASGGYTKLGYSDVMYMLRPDSSQVFSLGQKITLPDVPVRREGQIYITPTALSKLLQTEVGWNPVTGEINIATPSDRESTEDSAKAEAPKPLRIQSVSNVDTGELVSYAKKFLGVPYDFGAGPYEETKRFDCSSFTRHVFQKFGVDLPRLAKDQDNIGRRVSRSALEPGDLIFFTVPGRFESDAVPGHVGIYIGGGNFIHTWGDPGVQISELDSGYWSNVILHMQRVL; this is encoded by the coding sequence ATGCCAATAATCAATCTGCGTACAAGCAAAATGTTATTGTCCTCCGCTATCCTGGTTACCGCCATTACGGGAACAACCGCCTGCAGCTACACCAGCAAGGACAGCACTCCCAAGGTTAACTCGCTGACCCCAACCGGAACTTTTGCGGGCAGCTACTATGAGAAGAATTCTTTTACCGACAAGGAAGGCAAGTACTGGATTCCGCTCAAACCGGCTGTCGCCTCCATCGGCTTCCGGATGAAGGATGACACGGCAAGCGGCGGCTATACCAAGCTCGGCTATAGTGATGTCATGTATATGCTGCGGCCGGATTCCAGCCAGGTGTTCTCATTGGGCCAGAAAATCACCCTTCCCGATGTCCCCGTCCGCCGTGAAGGTCAAATCTATATCACCCCTACCGCCTTGTCCAAGCTGCTACAGACTGAGGTCGGCTGGAATCCCGTTACTGGCGAGATTAATATCGCGACTCCTTCCGACAGGGAGAGCACAGAGGATTCCGCCAAGGCAGAAGCTCCGAAGCCGCTGCGGATTCAGAGTGTATCGAATGTGGACACAGGCGAGTTGGTCTCCTATGCCAAAAAGTTTCTTGGGGTACCTTACGATTTCGGCGCCGGACCCTATGAAGAGACCAAGCGCTTCGACTGCTCGTCCTTTACACGCCATGTCTTTCAGAAGTTCGGGGTGGATCTGCCCCGGCTGGCCAAAGATCAGGACAACATCGGCAGACGGGTGTCACGCAGCGCGCTGGAGCCCGGCGATCTGATCTTCTTCACCGTACCCGGACGTTTCGAGAGCGACGCGGTTCCTGGTCACGTCGGTATCTACATCGGCGGTGGGAATTTCATTCACACCTGGGGTGACCCTGGCGTACAGATCAGTGAGCTGGACAGCGGATATTGGAGCAACGTAATTCTGCACATGCAGCGCGTGCTCTAG
- a CDS encoding MgtC/SapB family protein translates to MDLLHTESIIKLLVAMLFGLFIGIDRQLKQKPLGIRTSMVISIASCLVTLVSIHAYDKFGGPEHPSMDPMRLAAQIVSGIGFLGAGVILRRGGDAISGLTSAALIWTASGIGIAVGAGFFVEAGYAVILLMFAVNAVPHLIKAIGPEVLNKHEISIKIIMEPNYILTDVIQKIEQRNVMTDQRKTRKTGRTIRRMKIKDLDDGRQMIDMVVSAPDKDYATEIYYDVKKIEHVMSVEVEQL, encoded by the coding sequence ATGGACCTGCTGCATACAGAATCAATCATTAAGCTGCTGGTGGCCATGCTGTTCGGGCTGTTCATCGGCATTGACCGCCAATTGAAACAGAAACCGCTGGGAATCCGGACCAGTATGGTCATCAGCATCGCCAGCTGTCTGGTTACCCTGGTATCTATTCACGCGTATGACAAATTCGGTGGACCGGAGCATCCGAGCATGGACCCGATGCGTCTGGCGGCGCAGATCGTCAGCGGCATCGGTTTTTTGGGGGCGGGTGTCATTCTGCGCAGAGGCGGAGATGCCATCTCCGGGCTGACCTCGGCGGCGCTGATCTGGACGGCTTCCGGCATCGGGATTGCGGTCGGAGCGGGCTTTTTTGTAGAGGCGGGTTATGCGGTTATACTGCTTATGTTCGCGGTTAACGCTGTACCTCATCTGATCAAGGCCATCGGACCTGAGGTGCTGAACAAGCACGAGATCTCCATCAAAATCATTATGGAACCCAACTATATCCTGACGGATGTCATCCAGAAGATTGAGCAACGGAATGTCATGACCGACCAGCGCAAAACGCGCAAAACCGGCCGGACCATCCGGCGGATGAAGATCAAGGATCTCGATGATGGCAGGCAAATGATCGATATGGTCGTCTCTGCGCCAGACAAGGATTATGCTACGGAAATCTATTATGATGTCAAAAAAATCGAGCATGTCATGAGTGTCGAAGTGGAGCAGCTGTAA
- a CDS encoding DUF2500 domain-containing protein produces the protein MHNAGVFNGLYPAAASSQSGFFTEGPFLLKLILLLIAGFVAYTIWRGLKTWMTNQTSPLQSRVVTAVAKRTEVWGGRGHMGTHTSYYVTFEFHNGSRRELEVKPKAYAMIVEGDRGELSYQGSRFKGFVRAGMQRDSGVSR, from the coding sequence TTGCATAATGCAGGCGTATTTAACGGTTTGTACCCGGCAGCGGCCAGCAGTCAGAGCGGATTTTTCACGGAGGGGCCGTTCTTGTTAAAGCTCATTCTGCTGCTGATCGCAGGCTTTGTTGCATATACCATTTGGAGAGGGCTCAAGACCTGGATGACGAACCAGACCAGTCCTCTGCAATCAAGGGTCGTTACGGCAGTAGCCAAACGGACAGAGGTCTGGGGTGGAAGAGGTCATATGGGGACACATACGAGTTATTATGTGACCTTTGAATTCCATAATGGCAGCCGCAGAGAGCTTGAAGTGAAGCCAAAGGCGTACGCCATGATTGTGGAGGGGGACCGGGGAGAGCTGTCGTATCAGGGCAGCCGGTTCAAAGGGTTCGTGCGGGCGGGGATGCAGAGGGACAGTGGAGTCAGCAGGTGA
- a CDS encoding LTA synthase family protein: protein MSRLLPSKRLSYLLIILLAIGFGLNLFLQTASFRMDVLHTLKWVGAYPWLYCTGSLFIFFILLLSSVIVPNAYAGPAVVSALFVLLGIASDQKLATRGEPLFPWDLMLLKNAGEMSKITSGMISPLAIGAAVLLVAGLVLVIIKLPKNRIRLSLRVTLAGISVGLSAWFLVLVTGQSPVVAAMSYQNIFWNQKVNYTQNGFVYAFAGNLRQSLMDKPEGYSREAVEAVAAKYSALPDVQVQAAPEEQPNIMFMMNEAFFDPTRLPGYTLSEDPLKFIHAVAGQTPSGYLLSPEFGGNTANVEFEALTGLSMYFLGDGTIPYQQRIVKMSSLPSIVSILKDRGYEALALHPFDETFYNRNRVYPVLGFDRFTSEKDLPDADRLTPGGYVSDKAAVQEAVRQLQAASGPAFLHLVTMQNHFPFTKGLNGPNTITVQGGLPEQKDELETYIQDTKLTDEAMAYLQQELLKIKRPTLAVFWGDHLPALSAGIYTAAGWDQEPRLKHETKLLVLANFEIGKEPLGTLSPAFLGPAVFRLSGQTLPAFYKLLEQVRAEIPGLSKKVLIGPGDTGILKELTPEQQALLNDYRLVEYDLLEGEKYAESLMF from the coding sequence TTGTCACGGTTATTGCCATCGAAGCGTTTGTCGTATTTATTGATTATTTTGCTGGCTATAGGGTTTGGGCTGAATTTGTTTTTGCAGACTGCCTCTTTTCGGATGGATGTGCTTCATACGCTAAAGTGGGTTGGCGCTTATCCTTGGCTGTATTGTACTGGAAGTCTGTTTATTTTCTTCATCCTGCTCTTAAGCTCAGTGATTGTGCCGAACGCGTATGCGGGACCGGCAGTGGTCTCGGCGCTGTTCGTTCTGCTTGGGATTGCCAGTGATCAGAAGCTGGCTACGAGAGGCGAACCGCTGTTTCCGTGGGATCTGATGCTGCTGAAGAATGCCGGTGAGATGAGTAAAATCACCAGCGGGATGATCTCTCCGCTTGCTATAGGGGCCGCTGTTCTGCTGGTTGCCGGTCTGGTCCTTGTGATTATTAAGCTGCCGAAGAACCGGATCAGACTGTCCTTGCGCGTGACGCTGGCGGGGATCTCTGTAGGGCTCAGCGCATGGTTTCTTGTGCTGGTTACCGGTCAATCTCCTGTTGTTGCAGCGATGAGCTATCAGAACATCTTCTGGAATCAGAAGGTGAATTATACCCAGAACGGGTTCGTATATGCCTTCGCCGGGAATCTGCGGCAGAGCCTGATGGACAAGCCGGAGGGCTACAGCCGTGAAGCGGTTGAAGCGGTGGCTGCTAAGTATTCGGCATTGCCCGATGTGCAGGTGCAGGCCGCGCCGGAGGAGCAGCCGAACATTATGTTTATGATGAATGAGGCGTTCTTTGACCCTACGCGCCTGCCTGGGTATACATTAAGCGAGGATCCGCTGAAGTTCATCCATGCGGTGGCGGGCCAGACGCCGTCCGGTTATTTGCTCTCCCCGGAATTCGGAGGCAATACGGCTAATGTGGAGTTCGAGGCCCTGACCGGGCTTTCGATGTATTTTCTGGGGGATGGAACCATTCCTTATCAACAGCGCATCGTCAAAATGTCCTCCCTGCCGTCGATCGTCAGTATTCTGAAGGACAGAGGGTATGAGGCACTGGCGCTGCACCCGTTCGATGAGACCTTCTATAACCGGAACCGTGTGTATCCGGTGCTGGGCTTCGACCGCTTCACGAGTGAGAAGGATCTGCCGGACGCTGACCGCCTGACTCCAGGGGGGTATGTCTCGGATAAAGCGGCTGTACAGGAGGCAGTCCGGCAGCTTCAAGCGGCTTCGGGCCCGGCATTCCTGCATCTGGTGACGATGCAGAATCATTTTCCATTCACCAAAGGCCTGAACGGACCGAACACGATCACCGTCCAAGGAGGCCTGCCGGAGCAGAAGGATGAGCTGGAGACTTATATACAGGACACCAAGTTGACAGACGAGGCCATGGCTTATCTCCAGCAGGAGCTGCTGAAGATAAAGCGTCCGACCCTTGCGGTGTTCTGGGGAGATCATCTGCCTGCGCTCAGCGCCGGGATCTATACCGCAGCAGGCTGGGATCAGGAGCCAAGGCTGAAGCATGAGACGAAGCTGTTGGTGCTCGCTAACTTTGAGATCGGGAAGGAGCCGCTCGGGACGCTTAGCCCGGCCTTCCTCGGCCCTGCAGTCTTCCGGTTATCCGGGCAGACGCTGCCAGCCTTCTACAAGCTACTGGAGCAGGTACGGGCGGAAATTCCCGGACTCAGCAAAAAGGTGCTGATCGGGCCGGGCGATACCGGAATCCTGAAGGAGTTAACCCCGGAGCAGCAGGCGCTGCTGAATGACTACCGTCTAGTTGAATATGACCTGCTGGAAGGGGAGAAGTACGCGGAGTCTCTGATGTTCTGA
- a CDS encoding stage VI sporulation protein F produces MGYQQYGISPQLVERIKLKMKNPAVKERVKNMITGISKQELQDTAVVRKLVRNASSVMHEKLTSAQEEQIVKFVIAQKIDPGNTFHLIRLWGMFR; encoded by the coding sequence TTGGGTTATCAGCAATATGGAATCAGTCCCCAGCTGGTGGAGCGCATCAAGTTGAAGATGAAGAATCCGGCGGTCAAGGAACGCGTCAAGAATATGATTACCGGCATCTCCAAACAGGAGCTGCAGGATACAGCAGTCGTGCGCAAGCTGGTACGCAATGCCTCGTCGGTGATGCATGAGAAGCTGACGTCTGCACAGGAAGAGCAAATTGTGAAATTCGTCATTGCCCAAAAGATCGACCCCGGCAATACGTTTCACTTAATCCGCTTATGGGGGATGTTCCGCTGA
- a CDS encoding SDR family NAD(P)-dependent oxidoreductase — MTAKKLEGKVAIVTGGGSGIGRASVLEFARSGAKVALLDRTVENAEKVAAQIKQEGGEAAVFECDIADPQQVEHAVNQVVDKWGQLDVVFANAGINGAMTPIETMDIESWDQTIQINLRGTFATVKYAIPHLKEKGGSILINSSINGNRVFSNVGFSAYSTTKAGQVAFMKMAALELAQYKIRVNAICPGAITTNIDDNTYPSDDLKEVQIEVEFPDGGQPLEKGPGRPDQVAKLALFLASDDSDHITGTEIYCDGAESLLHG; from the coding sequence ATGACTGCGAAGAAACTGGAAGGCAAGGTAGCGATTGTTACAGGAGGCGGCTCGGGTATCGGCCGGGCATCTGTGCTGGAGTTCGCCAGAAGCGGAGCCAAGGTGGCACTTCTGGACCGGACGGTGGAGAATGCGGAGAAGGTGGCCGCTCAGATCAAGCAGGAGGGCGGAGAAGCCGCAGTGTTTGAATGCGACATTGCTGATCCGCAGCAGGTGGAGCATGCCGTGAACCAGGTAGTGGATAAGTGGGGACAGCTGGATGTGGTCTTCGCCAATGCCGGGATCAACGGCGCCATGACACCGATTGAGACGATGGACATCGAGTCCTGGGACCAGACGATTCAGATTAATCTGCGGGGCACCTTCGCCACCGTCAAATATGCGATTCCCCATCTCAAGGAGAAGGGCGGTAGCATTCTGATCAACAGCTCGATTAACGGCAACCGGGTATTCTCCAATGTCGGGTTCTCTGCATATAGTACAACCAAGGCGGGGCAGGTGGCTTTTATGAAGATGGCTGCGCTTGAGCTGGCCCAGTACAAGATTCGTGTAAACGCTATCTGTCCGGGAGCCATTACCACGAATATAGATGATAATACCTATCCTTCGGATGATCTTAAGGAAGTGCAGATTGAAGTGGAGTTCCCGGATGGCGGGCAGCCGCTGGAGAAAGGGCCGGGGCGACCAGATCAGGTGGCCAAGCTTGCGTTGTTCCTGGCTTCTGACGATTCTGATCATATCACCGGTACGGAAATCTACTGTGACGGAGCAGAATCGCTTCTGCACGGCTAA
- a CDS encoding YitT family protein → MKVRYRKAAPLPYSKTLRLLSVVGGGLLAAVGLELFLMPHKLLPGGIAGLSALLSHMTEMRLGLFLFLFNLPFILMSRRQINLRFALYTMLGLICLTAGSLALHHFPAAISEPLPAAIAGGLCLGFGLGISVRFGGLTAGSEKQSVRLLNGGPPKSAEMPIMLFNMLILLYGGSLFGWDQAMYSIIAYLLAFEALRFSLRDLSLTQAVFITSSKCEEIRRKLQQSLDREVKLVKSTGPEGEPGTVFCLASRLEEEQLASIVHDCDQDSKIVINAARNNRISALFRNKPPG, encoded by the coding sequence ATGAAAGTCAGATATAGAAAAGCTGCACCCTTACCTTATTCCAAAACCCTGCGTCTGCTCTCCGTTGTAGGCGGAGGATTACTTGCAGCTGTTGGTCTTGAGCTGTTCCTGATGCCGCATAAGCTGCTTCCGGGCGGCATTGCCGGATTATCCGCCCTGCTGTCCCATATGACAGAAATGCGGCTTGGATTATTCCTGTTCCTGTTCAACCTTCCGTTTATTCTAATGTCGCGCAGGCAGATTAATCTCCGCTTTGCCTTGTATACGATGCTTGGCCTGATCTGTCTGACGGCAGGGTCATTGGCCTTGCACCATTTCCCGGCGGCAATCAGCGAGCCGCTGCCCGCGGCTATTGCCGGAGGTCTATGCCTCGGGTTCGGCCTGGGCATCTCTGTGCGCTTCGGTGGCCTGACCGCAGGAAGCGAGAAGCAAAGCGTACGGCTGCTGAACGGAGGACCGCCCAAATCGGCTGAGATGCCGATTATGCTGTTCAACATGCTCATCCTGCTCTACGGCGGATCATTATTCGGCTGGGATCAGGCGATGTATAGTATCATTGCGTATCTGCTCGCCTTTGAAGCGCTGCGATTCTCCCTAAGAGACCTCTCGCTCACCCAGGCGGTGTTCATTACCAGCAGCAAATGCGAGGAGATCCGGCGCAAGCTCCAGCAGTCGCTGGACCGCGAGGTGAAGCTCGTAAAATCCACAGGGCCTGAAGGTGAGCCAGGTACGGTATTCTGTCTGGCCAGCAGGCTGGAGGAAGAGCAGCTAGCCTCTATCGTGCATGACTGTGATCAGGACAGCAAGATTGTAATCAATGCCGCGCGGAACAACCGGATCTCAGCGCTTTTCCGCAATAAGCCGCCGGGCTGA
- a CDS encoding ABC transporter substrate-binding protein produces the protein MKTKKIWMGLSMALMLVAAGCGNNNAPVKNNAGTGNAPAAATEAPASGAGSGDAKSYKIAISQYVEHPSLDATREGFLAALKDAGIVEGENLKVDLQNAQADQANNLSIAQKIAGDKNDLVLGIATPSAQAVVQKVKDTPILFAAVTDPLDAKIVSDLEHPGGNVSGASDTNPESITRLMNFIATQFPKVKKLGLVINEGEPNAVVMADIAKGELDKHGIELVKAAITNTSEVKQAAESLVGRVDALYITLDNSVVSGVDSIIQTANDNKLPFFSADRDTVEKGAFATVGFKYYDHGYQVGQMAVEVLKNGKSPGDMKVTMQEKLDLVLNLKAAAAQGIEVTDAMKAEVADPGNNIIQ, from the coding sequence ATGAAGACAAAGAAGATTTGGATGGGGCTTAGTATGGCGTTGATGCTCGTTGCTGCCGGTTGCGGGAACAATAATGCTCCAGTGAAAAATAACGCGGGCACCGGAAATGCTCCGGCCGCAGCAACGGAAGCTCCAGCCTCGGGTGCAGGCTCAGGCGATGCCAAGTCCTACAAGATTGCTATCTCGCAATATGTTGAGCATCCGTCTCTGGACGCCACCCGCGAGGGATTCCTGGCTGCGCTGAAGGATGCAGGGATTGTCGAAGGGGAGAACCTGAAGGTGGATCTTCAGAACGCCCAGGCTGATCAGGCCAACAACCTGTCCATTGCCCAGAAGATTGCCGGCGACAAGAACGATCTGGTGCTGGGGATTGCGACACCTTCAGCTCAGGCAGTTGTTCAGAAAGTGAAGGACACTCCGATTCTATTCGCTGCGGTAACCGACCCTCTCGATGCCAAGATTGTCAGTGATCTGGAGCATCCCGGAGGCAATGTGTCCGGCGCATCGGATACCAATCCGGAGTCGATTACCCGCCTGATGAACTTCATTGCCACGCAATTTCCCAAGGTGAAGAAGCTGGGCCTGGTCATTAATGAAGGAGAGCCGAATGCTGTAGTTATGGCGGATATCGCCAAAGGTGAGCTGGACAAGCACGGGATTGAGCTGGTGAAGGCGGCGATTACCAATACTTCGGAAGTGAAGCAGGCTGCAGAATCGCTTGTAGGGCGTGTAGATGCGCTGTACATTACGCTTGATAACTCCGTTGTCAGCGGTGTAGACTCGATTATCCAGACGGCTAATGACAACAAGCTTCCGTTCTTCTCGGCAGACCGTGATACGGTGGAGAAGGGTGCTTTTGCTACAGTAGGCTTCAAATACTATGATCATGGCTATCAGGTCGGCCAAATGGCGGTAGAAGTGCTTAAGAACGGAAAGAGTCCCGGTGATATGAAGGTGACGATGCAGGAGAAGCTGGACTTGGTCCTTAACCTCAAGGCAGCGGCAGCACAGGGAATTGAAGTGACCGATGCCATGAAGGCTGAAGTGGCTGACCCGGGCAATAATATTATTCAATAA
- a CDS encoding aldose 1-epimerase, translated as MTSITAFEGHYEGEAAVWLKAGRYEAAILPGIGGNLICFRDTESGYRFLHEPGAEEMEAFKANPGIHGIPVLFPPNRYEDGEFPWNGQTYHLPVNEAKTGNHLHGFLHTAAWEVEEFGTGKSESFVTVAIKVDENHPSYQYLPFKYTVKLRYSLGESGLSQQLLVHNDGDVLMPCLLAFHTAINAPFAPGSSAQDYRVKLTIGERWELNERMLPTGKFQELTADEVALRGEGLYPFYASMDNHYTAAAQNGRNRMELTDSKAGVTLVYDVGTSYKQWMIWNNGATEGFFCPEPQINLVNAPKVDLPADDIGLFGLEPGEYWEESSRIYVK; from the coding sequence ATGACATCGATTACAGCATTTGAAGGACACTATGAGGGCGAAGCTGCTGTCTGGCTGAAGGCTGGCCGTTATGAAGCGGCTATTCTGCCGGGCATCGGCGGGAATCTGATCTGCTTCCGTGATACTGAGAGCGGTTACCGTTTCCTGCATGAGCCGGGCGCGGAGGAGATGGAAGCATTCAAGGCGAACCCGGGCATTCACGGCATTCCTGTGCTATTTCCGCCTAACCGCTATGAGGATGGAGAGTTCCCTTGGAACGGACAGACCTACCACCTGCCAGTCAATGAAGCTAAGACCGGCAATCATCTGCACGGCTTCCTACATACAGCTGCATGGGAGGTAGAGGAATTCGGCACCGGCAAAAGTGAAAGCTTCGTCACTGTAGCTATTAAGGTGGATGAGAATCATCCGTCCTATCAGTACCTGCCGTTCAAATACACGGTCAAGCTGCGCTACTCGCTCGGTGAAAGCGGCCTGTCCCAGCAGCTGCTGGTCCACAATGACGGCGATGTGCTGATGCCTTGCCTGCTGGCGTTCCATACGGCTATTAATGCTCCATTCGCACCAGGCAGCAGCGCGCAGGATTACCGTGTTAAGCTGACGATTGGCGAACGTTGGGAGCTTAATGAGCGGATGCTGCCAACCGGTAAATTCCAGGAGCTGACGGCCGATGAGGTGGCTCTGCGCGGCGAAGGATTGTATCCGTTCTACGCGTCGATGGACAACCACTATACTGCAGCCGCCCAGAATGGACGGAACCGGATGGAGCTTACCGACAGTAAGGCTGGAGTTACGCTGGTGTATGATGTGGGCACCTCGTATAAGCAATGGATGATCTGGAACAACGGCGCGACCGAAGGCTTCTTCTGCCCTGAACCGCAGATCAACCTGGTGAATGCGCCGAAGGTGGATCTGCCTGCTGATGACATCGGTTTGTTCGGGCTGGAGCCTGGGGAATATTGGGAGGAGAGCAGCCGGATATACGTGAAGTAG